ATGTCTCTCCTTACTTAGATGCAAGTACTTTAAGCCATTCTGCTACGACTTGAagtttgtttgttgtttttctCCGCCATTTTTCGCAAGTTTAGAGTACATCGCCGCACTTTTGAAACGAAGAGAGCCGGCATTGcaggttttgaattttgaaatttatatGTCGAAATAGAATTCAATGGGTCTGAAGCACTATAGTTTGGTTATGTGTTAATTTTTCCTTAGGGTTTAGCTAATTAATTAATTCGACACTTTACAAAATAATGTAGTAGGGAAATGATTAGGATATAAATTACCTATAAGATATTTTATGGCTACCATTATTATTGGATGTATGACAattcatttgaatttaaatttgaaattcaaattccgtTCATGTCTCATACATCTAATCGTGATGGTATATATACTgccaacatatatatatatatatatatatatatatatatatatatgattaactcaataaactttttatttttctttaaatatcTATTAAATTCTTTTTTATCCATGATCAATCCCCTGACCAGCTAGAGGGGAAGGGCTTTGACCCCATTTTCTAGCCCACCGTCCCAAGTGCTAGTGATTTTTAATTTCTGCAgcaatttttttgtaaattatgagggtattgtcattttcatctcAAAGTTGAATCAAGAGTAAATTATGTTAGAGATCACAAAACTATTTCAAAATATCATATACCCATTAAAATAACAATGTTTTTGAAGTGCATTTTCAATATAACTTGAATTTTCAATTTGAGATGAGAATGTCTTTGATATACTCCTTCTGTCTTATAAAATTTGTCATGTTTGTCACTTTTTCTTATTCCAAATTAATTGTCGTGTTAGATAAGCTAATTcacgtttttcaataaaattttatctcTACCTTTCATGTGGTCCACCACTTATTCTTTACAATTATCAAtacaacaaataaaaaatggcCCGCTACTAACgataaaaaaaggaaagtaaAAATTCTCTTTTCAACTAATATCGCTGTACATAAATTGAACGTTGTATCAAAAGCGACAAATTttatgggacggagggagtatatatatatatatgtataaaggtctgcaatttctaaaattttgaaGGTTTTCCTTTTAATTTAATGTGGGCCATTTCGTTTTAggcaaattaaaattttggtcgtctaaaaaacaaagaacaaggaaacaaaagttTAGTTTGGCCTTAGGACACGTccatgagaaaaagaaaatcaaattcagcaacataaaaaaaaaagagaaaaagaaaaaggataaaaataataaaggatTGGCGTGTGCTTGGTTTCTTCCTTCTGATAAAAATAATGATAGGATTCTTAGCGATTTCATTTTTGGACAGTTCTAATTGttcacaaataaattggtgTAGGGGGAGAATTCTAAGAGACCTTCCCTGGCCATTGGACTAACTCGAGTGGTTTGGTATTTATGTATTTTGGTATGGTTGCAATCATCTGAATATACAAGTTTGGTAGTTAATTGTTATAGGTCCTCTTGTCTCTGTTTTTTGGATTGAAACTTGTTCAGCATGGCCATATCTCTACCTTGGTTCTATTTTGAAGATAGAACTTGATAATAGGAGGTCAGTCCTACTTCTTTTAGAGTGGTACTGAAGTGGGGTTCTTGTTTTCTGTCATAATCAGGGCAAGGATTTAGAGGAATTGGAATCTTGATAAAAATCTGTAATTTGGGTTTTGGGGTTTGTGACTAAATGTATTGTTTCAGAACCATTGTTCCAAAAGGATGATGGGGCTCTCATTTCAGTATTTTAAACCACTTTTTTGAAACAGGTAAATGTTCCTGAGGGTCTAATTGCTGAAAGTTATCCATCCACCTTACATAGGAAAAGGAAGCAGTTACCTGTTTGCAGCTAGCCTGGTTAAATTGGTATTGAGATACAACAGTTTGAAGCTGAAAAGCCTTCCATAGAAGTACAAAATTTGTATTCTGTTGATTAAACTAAGGCTGCTGAAAACGTTGTGACAATGCTTAGATGTTTAGGTTGACATACTATAGATTGTGAAAATGATGAGATTAGTGTTCGATCACAAACCTGTTGCAACCCTCTAATGAACATGTGCGCGTTTGCTACCTCTGCTGCTTCTACTATTTCTGCTTCTGTAGCATTCCCTTCCTTCCCGTGCGCAATGTTGGCTCGAACTGTATCATTAAACAACACAGGTTCTTCAGTCACAAGCCCCATTTGCTGCCTTAGCCAATTCACTTGAAACTTTTGAATTTTAATgggcaaattatattttaccctCCTGTGGTTTAacatttttttacataacccccatATGGttttaaaagttatacataaccccctcatggtttggattaaagcgTCAAAATGACGGAAATAGTTactcgtaacggaacttctaaaaatgtcgaaattacccttacaaatacatgacacattaaccccgtatgatttttatattttactatataacccctttatggtttaatactttaccatataacccccttatgattttcaaaatatacacataaccctccttggttaataaataattttcaactttacataagggtatttttggcattttatgtGACTCCGTTACGAATGGTCAttcccgtcactttgacactttaatccaaaccataagggggttatgtatagtttttgaaaccataggagggttatgtaaaaaaacgTTAAACCACAGGGGATAAAGTGGAATTTGTCCAATTTTAATCCCATCCGGTGTAATATGACTTGAATCAGGATGGTCGAATCTTTGCAACAGTGAGATCACAGCAGATTTCCCGCTTCCACTCTCTCCAACTAGAGCAACTGTCTAAAACATCATTAATGTGCCAACTAAATTTAGTACACAACAtatgagaaagaagaagaagaagatgttggatccttaatccaacattggatttatatgtgaataattatgtattgcaaactgtcaattaaggttaaacccaattaaactgatcaaatatagtttggatttaatgtatctaatagggtGTGGAcctttaatgtgtagagacTTAAGGGCTCTTATTTCTATGATGGGTTGAAATAGGGTTTCAAAGAGTAACAAgaatgttacctataaatagaGTTATGGTCCCCAGGTCACACGTATCATTCTAGTTGTCGTGTTTCCTAATACCACAAAATAACTCTTccctgatatcccatcgtcaggaaagataccagagaaAAACTAAAGGGTTCTCTCAAAGGACCGGTAAATACGTATTGACTTGGAAGGCCACCCCAATATCTTTGGAGATTCATATATCAGTTTGTCAATATGAATCCAGGTACGCTTCCGCTATTTTactgttaatttatttcttaataatcgccatataaattttgggtttaataggtgatggttttcaccaaaggttaaatttagataaccaccataacaagtggtatcagagcccatatggttgattattagaaaatactttttttttagtaatttaTAGTTTTATTACTATTGGTTCTGTTTTCATGGCTATTGGCTATGGACCTAATGCTATTAAATACATGactgttatgtgtttaaattttCGATCTCCAGTTGATTCACTGTTTTCGTTATATATATGACATGATTTTGGTTGCTTCCGCCGCACTACATGAATTCAGAATTATGGTAAATTATGTTTTTGTTTGTACGACGCCACTCTGACTCATAtgcaatattaaaaaaaaaaattgaattcatGGGCTCCGCTTCCATGGTTGACGAGTCTTTATGTGGCTTTTATGTTCATGGGTGCTTACGTAAGTAATGTATGGCCTTCGGTCAAATCATTCCAACAATGCTTTTACATACATGAAATATAGAGGGTCCCACCATAGTCCAACTTTAGTTGTATGATTCAATTGTTTTTTCACGCTATTTTGGTTGGCCGACTCCCTACTTTTACATCTGGAGAATTCGGCTTAGCTTATTAATGACTAGTTGGCACATGGTTCGGGATCATAATTGATTGTCAATTAATTTATCTTTTTCTCAAACAGAAagccaaaatattttcttttttgccgTGACTTTTTCATTATGCCTTTGTAGCTCAATTGTTTACAATTGGACTCTttgacttgttttcttgtttgagaaataatataaaggaaattagggtttctttaatTTAAGTGAACCTTAATAAAGTTAAATATGACATTCAAGTCCTATAAAGTCTATATATTAGGCCCGCTAAATATAaagttttataaaatatttatggacttcaagaaatattttgggGTTGAATGATAAATTTGGGTCGGATTATGGATATGAACTTTTGATCCAATAAGTTTTAATTCAATTTGACCATGTTTGACCACGTTTTGACCAGAGTTGACCAAAATTGactttgataaaaaattttgtttaatttgtattattttaaatttgaatattggtatgattatatatattttggaataaattaattgaaataatatgccaccaaagtgacctctattatgaaaattaatttattttaaaatataactagTTGGGTACctgtaattttatgaatattgatcggtccaaaggaaggtcaatatttaataaaattacatgtgCACTTGTGGTAATAAATACGTGATAATTATTTAGATTTTTTACATGTGATTTATAAATTAGcccaaaagaaaatttatttttgacatGTTATTATTATCAGTATTTATTACTGCACCAAGATAACACTTagaagttaatatttttgtccaaaaataaaatattaatggaaCATCGGTATCTTGAGATGGGGCTaccattatttgaatttattattatttgatttatgTAAGCGTAGTTTtaattatttgatatttttcATGTTCAGCTGCAAATGATCTTACAAATATTACTATCAACATCAATAATATTTCTATGTTGAATGGCACAAACTTCAAGTTCTGGAAAGAAAATCTCTTGATAGTACTTGGAATAATGGATCTCAACCTTGCGTTAAGGGATGATTCTCCCCCACCTCTTACAGATCAGAGTACCTctgatgaaaaaagaaataatgaaagGTGAGAGAGATCAAATCGCTTGTGTTTGATGATCATTAAGAAGGCTGTTCCAAAAGCATTCAGAGGAACAATGTCAGAAACAAAAATAACCGTTAAAGAGTTCCTTCAAAATATTGAAAAAAGGTTTGTCAAGAACGAAAAGACTGAAATTAGTACGCTCTTGACACGCCTAGTTTCAATGAAATATAGTGGTAAAGAAAATATCAGAGAGTACATTATGGAAATGTCTCATcttgtttcaaaattaaatgcacTTAAATTGACACTCTCTGAAGAGTTACTAgtgcatttgattttaatatctcttcATACACAGTTTAACCAGTTTAAGGTGAGTTACAACTGTCAAAAGGAGACTTGGTTTCTAAATGAACTCATCTCGCACTGTGTAGAGGAAGAGGAAAGGTTGAACCAAGATCAGATAGAAAGTGCCCATCTGATGTCAAccactaataataaaagtaagggacttaagagaaagaaggaaaaaggagctGCAAGTACAGcgccacaaaagaaacaacaaaagaaatcagaCAATCAGGGAAAGAATAGTTGTTTCTTCTATGGACTTGAAGGGCATAAAAAAAAGCATTGCACCAACAATCACGCTTGGCATGCTAAGAAAGGTATGCTTCTTAATTTGGTTTGTTCTGAAATTAATTTAACTTCAGTATCTAGACACATATGGTGGTTAGATTCTGGTGCAACAACTCACATCAGTGTGTTTATGCAGAGTTGCCTGAATTACCGAAAGGTTAATGAtaatgaaaaatatatttatgtggGCGATAGCAAAACAGCTCAAGTTGAGACAAttggagtttttagattattgttaAAGACCGGATTTTATTTGGATCTCAATGAGACATTTGTTGTACCGTCTTTTAGACggaatttaatttctatttctgttttggacaaatttggttattcttgttcatttgaaaatggaaaatttgaattattttatgattcaaaattggttggtTCTGGTTCTTTAATGCACTAcgataatctatatttaattgatacaattgtctcatttaatgaatctctgcatttgagtactagagaagtaaagagaaaattaatCAATGAGAATTCAGCCGCATTATGGCACAAGAGATTGGCACATATCTCCAAACGGAGAATAGAAAGACTTGTGTCAAATGAAATTCTCTACCCCTTGAATTTCactgattttgatgattgtatTAATTGTATAAAGGGgaaacaaaccaataaaaggATATTTGAAACCAATAGGTCCTCAAACCTCTTAGAACTTTTACATACGGATATTTGTGGGTCATTTTCTACATCTGCTTGGAATGGTCAACAATATTTTATAACGTTCATAAACGATTTTTCAAGATATGGGTACATATATCTCATTTCTGAAAAGTCACAGTCACTAGAcgtgttcaaaaattttaaggctgaaattgagaatcaactcaacaaaagaattaaaagcgTCAGATCTGACTGTGATGGTGAGTACCAAGGTAGATATGACGATTCAAGTGAACAACGTCCAGGACCATTTGCTAAATACCTAGAGGAATGCGGTATCGTCCCACAGTACACTATGTCGGGTTCACCCACTATGAATGGTGTAATTGAAAGACGAAATAGAACACTTAAAAACATGGTAAGGAGTATGATATGTCATTCTACCTTACCAGAGTCACTTTGGGGAGAAGCACTTAAGACTGCAGTATATATTCTGAACAGAGTTCCAACTAAATCAACTATTAAAATCCTTTATGAACTTTGGACAGGAAAAAAGTCCAGTTTAAAGCATTTACATATTTAGGGATGTCCACCTGAGGCAAGACCTTATaggccaaatgaaaagaaactggACTCAAGAAcgattagttgttattttattagaTACTCTGAAAGATCTAGAGGTTACAAATTTTATGATCCCACaactaaatcaatttttgaGGCAGGAAATGCCCGGTTCTTTGAGGATATCGAGTTTGGGGGAGAAAATACAGTAAGGGACATTGTCTTTAAAGAACAATATATTAATATTCCCACAGGTGTCATTACTCTTGCTCAGAACCCTATTCCTGAACTTGATCATGATATGACAAATCATGACAATGTCGAAGAACAAACTGTTATAGAAGAACAAATTCTTCCTTTCCAAGAACCAGCGCCATTAAGAAGATCCACTAGAGCAAGGAGAAGTACAGTGTCAAATGATTACATTATTTTTCTCCAAGAACATGAGGATGATTCTGGATTGATGGAAGATGATCCAATCAACTTCCGTCAAGTCATGGAAATttcaaattctcaaaagtgGATCGATGCCATGAATGAGgagattaaatccatgaaggacaATGATGTTTGGGATCTTGTGTTATTGCCAGAAGGAGCGAAAcccattggttgtaaatggataTTTAAAATCGAAAGAAATTTGAAAGACAATGTGGAAAGATACAAAACTCATCTTGTCGTCAAGGAATTTACACAAAAAGAAGGTATCGATTATAAAGAAACTTTCTCCCCAATTTCTTCAAAGGACTCCTTCAGAATTATTATGGCATTGGTGGCGCATTTCGATCTTGAGTTACATCAGATGGATGTAAAGACAGCGTTTCTCAATGGTAACATTGATGAGATAATTTATATGGTGCAACCAGAAAACTTTGTATCAGGAGATCCAAAGAATATGGTTTGCAAACTTAAAAAATCCATCTATGGGCTCAAACAAGCGTCTCGACAAtgatatttcaaatttcatcaagtGATCATCTTATTTGGTTTCGAGATGAACTTAGTAGATGATTGTATATACCATAAGTTCTGTGGgagcaaatatatttttctggtattgtatgttgatgatattttgcTTGCTAGCAACGATATTAGTCTATTGCatgaaaccaaaaaaatttcaaactaaGAATTTTGAGATGAAAGATCTTGGTGATACATCTTTTGTGTTAGGCATACAAATACACCAGAATCGATCTCGGGGTATTTTAGAACTATCACAAAAAGATTATATCGAAAAGATTCTTAAAAGGTATGACATGCAAAATTATAAATCAGGTGACACCCCTGTGGCTAAAGGCGACAAATTTAGTCTTGAACAGTGTCCTAAGAATGCTTTTGAGGAAAAAGATATGTAAAAGATTCCTTATGCATCAACAGTAGGGGTCTAATGTATGTTCAAATATGTACACGTCCGGATATTGCGTACATTACTGGAATGTTGGGTAGATATTTAAGTAATTCAGGATTAGATCATTGGAAAGCAACCAAACGGGTCTTACGTTATTtacagaaaacaaaagattacATGCTCACGTATCGGAAGTCAGATGAGTTAGAAATCATTGGGTATACTGATTCCAATTATACTGGATGCCAAGATACTATGAAATCAACGTCAGGCTATATCTATTTGTTGGCAAGAGGTGTCATATCTTGGAAGAGTACTAAACAATCCCTCATAATATCTTCCACTATGGCTGCAGAGTTTATAACTTGTTATGAGGCATCCAACCAAAAAATTTGGTTGCGAAATTTCGTCACAGGATTACGTGTAGTGGATAGCATTGAAAGGCCactcaaattattttgtgacaaTAAGTCAGCAATTCTCTATTCCAATAATAACAGGAGTTTGACGAAATCTAAACATATAGATATCAAGTTCCTGACTGTTAAAGAAAGAGTACATAGTGGACAGTTATCGATAGAGCATATCGGGACAAACTCCATGGTTGCGGATCCGCTTACTAAGGGATTGCCACCCAAAATGTTTCATGAGTATACTTTTAGTTTAGATGCTCTTATGATACCTTTCGGTTATTAATGATTTAAGGATATTTTATGTATAAATAAAGTTTAGATTTATTTACACTTTGATTTTGGTATGGTTTGATATCATAAAATTTAAGATAGACCAGTTGGAAATAGGCATATTTTGATCACATTACATGAATTTTCATGCTACACATCCACATCATGATTCATGCCATtcaattatattaatatatgtGACCATTGATGGGTCGAATTACGAAATTGTAACAAAACCCGCTTTGATCCTATGTTGGTATGATTGATGGATCGAATTGGTTACAAGTACATTATGATAATGACAGTAAAGTTGAGCTCATACGGTAATTGCGAATCATAATTATAAGCTTACACATATAGTCCAAGTGGGAGATTGGTAGATCTTTAATCCAACGTTGGATTTATATATGAATAATTACTTGCAcaccacaaaaaaaaagtgttgaaAACCAATCAACGTATCAAAACCATACATCTCAGTAATATCAATTTCTCTAAGTTATTCAGTAAGTCCTTTTGGTTATCAACTTGTTTTAGCCAATCTTACCAATCTTTTGTATGGGTTTACATCctaaattcataattttcatCAACCAGATGACTCCAGCACAATTATATGGACagacgaaaagaaaaaaaaaatcgaaaatcAGCAGCATTATATCAATTTTATCATGAGTCAAAGTTTTCTTGCAACACAATAAGAGACGTAAAACCTTGCTTGGTGTGGTTGGAGAAAGACTGAAAATTAGACCTTTGTTTCTTCTCTTCATGAATAAACGTTTTTTATATGTTTACTGTTTGTTTTCTTTCACTTTTCTTCCTTACACTATTATAATCATGTCAACTATTCATAACAATATTTATTAGAATGTCAAAATTAATTAATCATAAGTCCAACATAAAACTATTTGATAGGGCAATAATTGAATGTTTATTCGTTGGTATTTGGTCTtaattttgatcatttattgTGCAAGACACTAAATTTTTGCCCAAATTTGGTATTTGTGTTGTTTACAGGCGAGTTGTGTTAAAAAGTGAAAAGAAGAGGCAAATTCCAGAAGCCTAGGCATTAtctggcgtgcccacgccagaaaAGGTAGAACTGCGTGAAAAAGACGAACCGCGGGTCCTATCCCTGGAATCACCACCTTTCTTTGGAAACAAATTCTGAACGTGCGTGGAATTGATTCAAGTCAAAGATGACTTTTGGCAACAATCCAAGGAGGGAATTAAGGAAACAATTCGTTCGAAAAACAACCTCTTATTTCGGCTAGCAAAAAGGACGGCGGAACACTATAAATAGGAGGACTGTAATAGATTAGGGATCTTATCATCTGTCTTGGacttttctctttgttttctttttcttctgaaCGCAAGTTGTAAGTTGGCGGCCGAATCTTTTTACTCCTTCAATTAAtgaaactccatggaaactgtGAATCGCATGAACAGCATGAGATCAGGCTAAGTTCTTTTATCTAGTTGAGGAGTAATCAAGGGCCGGAATACAAACAATTGTGAGATCGTTTTTAGTATTCTAAGTTCTACGTTTGTGAGTATTTAATTATTCTTTGTTTGAATTGCTTGTTATTGTTTAGATATATTGAATTAATGTGGTCAGTTGTTCAGTTGTCTAAATAATATACCTCCGATTAGGACAGGGGTACGTATCACCTGAGTGTCTTAAATTAGTGGCGAACGATACCAATTTCATTGCCTCGCAAGCAGTCTAATCTGGGTCGTAGGGATAATTAATC
The DNA window shown above is from Coffea arabica cultivar ET-39 chromosome 5e, Coffea Arabica ET-39 HiFi, whole genome shotgun sequence and carries:
- the LOC140006356 gene encoding uncharacterized protein gives rise to the protein MGSASMVDESLCGFYVHGCLPANDLTNITININNISMLNGTNFKFWKENLLIVLGIMDLNLALRDDSPPPLTDQSTSDEKRNNERYSERSRGYKFYDPTTKSIFEAGNARFFEDIEFGGENTVRDIVFKEQYINIPTGVITLAQNPIPELDHDMTNHDNVEEQTVIEEQILPFQEPAPLRRSTRARRSTVSNDYIIFLQEHEDDSGLMEDDPINFRQVMEISNSQKWIDAMNEEIKSMKDNDVWDLVLLPEGAKPIGCKWIFKIERNLKDNVERYKTHLVVKEFTQKEGIDYKETFSPISSKDSFRIIMALVAHFDLELHQMDVKTAFLNGNIDEIIYMVQPENFVSGDPKNMVCKLKKSIYGLKQASRQ